A window of the Diorhabda carinulata isolate Delta chromosome 1, icDioCari1.1, whole genome shotgun sequence genome harbors these coding sequences:
- the LOC130898794 gene encoding 3-hydroxy-3-methylglutaryl-coenzyme A reductase isoform X2, which produces MTVIRCLAVLYSYYQFCKLQKLGSKYILGIAGLFTVCSSFIFTSTVLKILRINVADLKDALFFFLLLIDLSKAAMLAQFALNASNQNEVKTNIAKGMALLGPTITLDTIVETLVIGVGTLSGVHRLEMLSYFACLSVLVNYMVFMTFYPACLSLTLELSRSTGMYSNKQSLIAKAFREEDHKSNPVVQRVKLIMSAGLMLVHAHSRWPFKEEDTDDIGSLVVEQHITLNRTEENALHGYIMKWMTLSADHIVILVLLLALVVKFIFFENKEEFTEKIKVSMSENLETDTNSEFVKLNEKLQSKYLPQTHIFRPETFILGRSDSDEKSSSFSDDVEYEDKSVQTSFCQIDSSQLLNDDINESELCRSLEECLSIYNDSDLGAVTLTDEEVILLVQNKHIPGYQIEKAVDNPERGVRIRRKMLAKDANFKNHLLDLPFKNYDYSKVMGACCENVIGYMPIPVGYAGPLLLDTQELYVPMATTEGCLVASTNRGCRALKIGGVTSRIVGDGMTRGPVVRFPSLAKASAAMKWIENPENFALMKEQFDSSSRFARLTKIMIRIAGRYLFIRFVAKTGDAMGMNMLSKGTEISLKFVQNEFPDMEILSLSGNFCTDKKSAAVNWIEGRGKSVVCEAIVPAKIVSTVLKTTVSALVDVNYSKNMIGSAIAGSIGGFNAHAANIVTAVFIATGQDPAQNVSSSNCMTLMEPCGSNGEDLYMSCTMPSLEIGTVGGGTVLPPQAACLNMLGVKGAHPENPGANADQLARIVCGLVLAGELSLMAALAAGHLVRSHLRHNRSTTLLPENANIQSMNVIKREFLAPPCKDTF; this is translated from the exons ATGACCGTTATTAGATGTTTAGCAGTGTTATATTCTTATTATCAGTTTTGCAAATTACAGAAATTGGGTTCAAAATATATACTGG GAATAGCGGGGTTATTCACAGTATGTTCTAGTTTTATATTTACTTCAACAGTATTAAAAATTCTTCGTATCAACGTCGCCGATCTTAA AGATGCATTATTCTTTTTCTTACTACTAATTGACTTATCCAAAGCAGCCATGCTAGCACAATTTGCTTTGAATGCTTCAAATCAGAACGAAGTAAAAACAAACATTGCGAAAGGAATGGCACTTTTAGGACCTACTATTACTTTGGATACTATAGTCGAAACGTTGGTAATTGGTGTTGGAACGTTGTCTG gagTACATCGGTTAGAAATGCTGTCATATTTTGCTTGCTTATCAGTTCTAGTTAATTACATGGTTTTTATGACGTTTTATCCGGCATGTCTTTCTCTCACATTAGAG ttgtcTCGAAGTACTGGAATGTATTCCAACAAGCAAAGTCTAATTGCTAAAGCTTTTCGTGAAGAGGATCATAAATCAAATCCCGTTGTACAACGGGTGAAATTGATAATGTCAGCAGGCTTAATGTTAGTCCATGCGCACAG TCGTTGGCCATTCAAAGAAGAGGATACTGATGATATTGGATCATTAGTTGTGGAACAACATATCACTCTAAATCGAACAGAAGAAAATGCTTTACATGGATATATTATGAA atgGATGACTCTAAGTGCTGACCATATAGTGATATTGGTATTGTTGCTTGCCTTGGTAGTAAAATTTATCTTCTTTGAAAACAAAGAAGAGTTTACCGAAAAAATCAAAGTGTCCATGTCAGAAAACTTGGAAACAGACACAAATAGCGAATTCGTCAAGCTTAATGAGAAACTCCAGAGCAAGTATTTACCTCAGACTCACATTTTCAGAcctgaaacatttattttgggTAGGAGTGATAGTGATGAAAAATCAAGCTCTTTCAGTG atgatGTAGAGTATGAAGACAAATCAGTACAAACCTCATTCTGTCAAATAGATTCTAGTCAGCTCTTGAACGACGATATCAACGAAAGCGAACTGTGTAGAAGTTTAGAAGAATGTTTGTCCATATATAATGATTCCGATTTGGGTGCTGTCACCCTTACAGACGAAGAAGTAATTCTGTTagtacaaaataaacatattccTGGATATCAGATAGAGAAAGCCGTCGATAATCCGGAAAGGGGCGTTAGgataagaagaaaaatgttgGCTAAAGacgcaaatttcaaaaatcacttATTAGATTTACCATTTAAAAACTACGATTACAGTAAG gtTATGGGAGCTTGCTGTGAAAATGTTATTGGTTACATGCCAATACCTGTAGGATATGCGGGACCTTTATTATTGGACACTCAAGAATTGTACGTACCCATGGCAACAACTGAAGGATGCCTAGTAGCTAGTACCAACAGAGGATGTAGAGCTTTGAAAATAGGTGGTGTTACATCAAGGATTGTTGGAGATGGAATGACTAGAGGGCCTGTGGTTAGATTCCCATCTTTAGCTAAAGCAAG tgCTGCTATGAAATGGATAGAAAATCCAGAAAATTTTGCATTAATGAAGGAACAATTCGATTCTAGTAGTAGATTCGCAAGATTGACTAAAATCATGATAAGAATAGCAGGAAGATACCTTTTTATCCGTTTTGTTGCCAAAACAGGGGATGCTATGGGTATGAATATGCTTTCAAAAGGAACAGAAATTTCATTGAAGTTTGTACAGAACGAGTTTCCTGATATGGAGATATTAAGTCTTAGTGGAAACTTTTGTACTGATAAGAAATCAGCTGCTGTTAATTG gaTTGAAGGTCGTGGTAAATCTGTTGTATGTGAAGCTATCGTGCCAGCAAAAATAGTAAGCACAGTATTAAAAACAACAGTAAGCGCCCTAGTAGATGTcaattattccaaaaatatgatTGGGTCCGCTATAGCAGGAAGTATAGGAGGATTCAATGCCCATGCAGCTAACATAGTCACTGCAGTATTTATAGCAACag gtcAAGATCCAGCCCAGAATGTGAGTAGCAGTAACTGTATGACACTAATGGAGCCCTGCGGATCAAATGGGGAAGATCTCTATATGTCATGCACGATGCCATCTTTGGAAATAGGTACAGTCGGTGGAGGTACTGTGCTTCCCCCTCAGGCAGCTTGTTTGAACATGTTAGGTGTTAAAGGAGCACATCCTGAAAATCCAGGTGCAAATGCTGATCAATTGGCTAGGATAGTATGCGGTTTGGTCCTAGCAGGAGAACTTTCACTGATGGCTGCTCTAGCAGCTGGACATCTTGTTCGAAGCCATCTTAGACACAATAGATCCACTACGCTATTACCAGAAAACGCGAACATACAATCTATGAACGTTATTAAGAGAGAATTCCTTGCACCGCCCTGTAAagatactttttaa
- the LOC130898794 gene encoding 3-hydroxy-3-methylglutaryl-coenzyme A reductase isoform X1 — protein sequence MWDRYFGTYGEFCASHPWEVIVATLTLTVLLIVDQQQATLPPKPTFRFCSKCLNEAEYNAADVIVMTVIRCLAVLYSYYQFCKLQKLGSKYILGIAGLFTVCSSFIFTSTVLKILRINVADLKDALFFFLLLIDLSKAAMLAQFALNASNQNEVKTNIAKGMALLGPTITLDTIVETLVIGVGTLSGVHRLEMLSYFACLSVLVNYMVFMTFYPACLSLTLELSRSTGMYSNKQSLIAKAFREEDHKSNPVVQRVKLIMSAGLMLVHAHSRWPFKEEDTDDIGSLVVEQHITLNRTEENALHGYIMKWMTLSADHIVILVLLLALVVKFIFFENKEEFTEKIKVSMSENLETDTNSEFVKLNEKLQSKYLPQTHIFRPETFILGRSDSDEKSSSFSDDVEYEDKSVQTSFCQIDSSQLLNDDINESELCRSLEECLSIYNDSDLGAVTLTDEEVILLVQNKHIPGYQIEKAVDNPERGVRIRRKMLAKDANFKNHLLDLPFKNYDYSKVMGACCENVIGYMPIPVGYAGPLLLDTQELYVPMATTEGCLVASTNRGCRALKIGGVTSRIVGDGMTRGPVVRFPSLAKASAAMKWIENPENFALMKEQFDSSSRFARLTKIMIRIAGRYLFIRFVAKTGDAMGMNMLSKGTEISLKFVQNEFPDMEILSLSGNFCTDKKSAAVNWIEGRGKSVVCEAIVPAKIVSTVLKTTVSALVDVNYSKNMIGSAIAGSIGGFNAHAANIVTAVFIATGQDPAQNVSSSNCMTLMEPCGSNGEDLYMSCTMPSLEIGTVGGGTVLPPQAACLNMLGVKGAHPENPGANADQLARIVCGLVLAGELSLMAALAAGHLVRSHLRHNRSTTLLPENANIQSMNVIKREFLAPPCKDTF from the exons GCTGAATATAACGCAGCTGATGTTATAGTAATGACCGTTATTAGATGTTTAGCAGTGTTATATTCTTATTATCAGTTTTGCAAATTACAGAAATTGGGTTCAAAATATATACTGG GAATAGCGGGGTTATTCACAGTATGTTCTAGTTTTATATTTACTTCAACAGTATTAAAAATTCTTCGTATCAACGTCGCCGATCTTAA AGATGCATTATTCTTTTTCTTACTACTAATTGACTTATCCAAAGCAGCCATGCTAGCACAATTTGCTTTGAATGCTTCAAATCAGAACGAAGTAAAAACAAACATTGCGAAAGGAATGGCACTTTTAGGACCTACTATTACTTTGGATACTATAGTCGAAACGTTGGTAATTGGTGTTGGAACGTTGTCTG gagTACATCGGTTAGAAATGCTGTCATATTTTGCTTGCTTATCAGTTCTAGTTAATTACATGGTTTTTATGACGTTTTATCCGGCATGTCTTTCTCTCACATTAGAG ttgtcTCGAAGTACTGGAATGTATTCCAACAAGCAAAGTCTAATTGCTAAAGCTTTTCGTGAAGAGGATCATAAATCAAATCCCGTTGTACAACGGGTGAAATTGATAATGTCAGCAGGCTTAATGTTAGTCCATGCGCACAG TCGTTGGCCATTCAAAGAAGAGGATACTGATGATATTGGATCATTAGTTGTGGAACAACATATCACTCTAAATCGAACAGAAGAAAATGCTTTACATGGATATATTATGAA atgGATGACTCTAAGTGCTGACCATATAGTGATATTGGTATTGTTGCTTGCCTTGGTAGTAAAATTTATCTTCTTTGAAAACAAAGAAGAGTTTACCGAAAAAATCAAAGTGTCCATGTCAGAAAACTTGGAAACAGACACAAATAGCGAATTCGTCAAGCTTAATGAGAAACTCCAGAGCAAGTATTTACCTCAGACTCACATTTTCAGAcctgaaacatttattttgggTAGGAGTGATAGTGATGAAAAATCAAGCTCTTTCAGTG atgatGTAGAGTATGAAGACAAATCAGTACAAACCTCATTCTGTCAAATAGATTCTAGTCAGCTCTTGAACGACGATATCAACGAAAGCGAACTGTGTAGAAGTTTAGAAGAATGTTTGTCCATATATAATGATTCCGATTTGGGTGCTGTCACCCTTACAGACGAAGAAGTAATTCTGTTagtacaaaataaacatattccTGGATATCAGATAGAGAAAGCCGTCGATAATCCGGAAAGGGGCGTTAGgataagaagaaaaatgttgGCTAAAGacgcaaatttcaaaaatcacttATTAGATTTACCATTTAAAAACTACGATTACAGTAAG gtTATGGGAGCTTGCTGTGAAAATGTTATTGGTTACATGCCAATACCTGTAGGATATGCGGGACCTTTATTATTGGACACTCAAGAATTGTACGTACCCATGGCAACAACTGAAGGATGCCTAGTAGCTAGTACCAACAGAGGATGTAGAGCTTTGAAAATAGGTGGTGTTACATCAAGGATTGTTGGAGATGGAATGACTAGAGGGCCTGTGGTTAGATTCCCATCTTTAGCTAAAGCAAG tgCTGCTATGAAATGGATAGAAAATCCAGAAAATTTTGCATTAATGAAGGAACAATTCGATTCTAGTAGTAGATTCGCAAGATTGACTAAAATCATGATAAGAATAGCAGGAAGATACCTTTTTATCCGTTTTGTTGCCAAAACAGGGGATGCTATGGGTATGAATATGCTTTCAAAAGGAACAGAAATTTCATTGAAGTTTGTACAGAACGAGTTTCCTGATATGGAGATATTAAGTCTTAGTGGAAACTTTTGTACTGATAAGAAATCAGCTGCTGTTAATTG gaTTGAAGGTCGTGGTAAATCTGTTGTATGTGAAGCTATCGTGCCAGCAAAAATAGTAAGCACAGTATTAAAAACAACAGTAAGCGCCCTAGTAGATGTcaattattccaaaaatatgatTGGGTCCGCTATAGCAGGAAGTATAGGAGGATTCAATGCCCATGCAGCTAACATAGTCACTGCAGTATTTATAGCAACag gtcAAGATCCAGCCCAGAATGTGAGTAGCAGTAACTGTATGACACTAATGGAGCCCTGCGGATCAAATGGGGAAGATCTCTATATGTCATGCACGATGCCATCTTTGGAAATAGGTACAGTCGGTGGAGGTACTGTGCTTCCCCCTCAGGCAGCTTGTTTGAACATGTTAGGTGTTAAAGGAGCACATCCTGAAAATCCAGGTGCAAATGCTGATCAATTGGCTAGGATAGTATGCGGTTTGGTCCTAGCAGGAGAACTTTCACTGATGGCTGCTCTAGCAGCTGGACATCTTGTTCGAAGCCATCTTAGACACAATAGATCCACTACGCTATTACCAGAAAACGCGAACATACAATCTATGAACGTTATTAAGAGAGAATTCCTTGCACCGCCCTGTAAagatactttttaa